A portion of the Homalodisca vitripennis isolate AUS2020 chromosome 2, UT_GWSS_2.1, whole genome shotgun sequence genome contains these proteins:
- the LOC124353629 gene encoding zinc finger homeobox protein 4 isoform X1 translates to MPSPILGDTSLDEGDSCAENRRKRKRKREDDMSPEDETTASPPAGIIAGRDEDERRMSSPPSGSKFIHDQIPGTTRLSEDCLDQTVVQHRSNEMTVTEDVRESMEKARTKESYAEDSWGTSDVEKFDGKIVYNPDGSAYIIEDSELSEDDTELPQLIGDGCIVDGRGVNLSQFQVFPQIANAFYVSRNPSLYNALYGNSAYSNKLLPDKKIVPEIPIMHSYRVYTVRDNKSGGEKPESLEVKKSGKDCSSVPVKPILMCFICKLSFGYAKSFVAHAMGDHNVVLREDEKDILGHKNASAIIQCVGKEKEPLVSFLEPVSPVIGLGGDKQPQSSVTMSRTSPSSAYGDMIPKTSTSDGHGSSECGEDKMCLDDSEQHVQSLQVPETSVSLPQNGSSSNNNNFNSRLMSNMNCVMDLTRKSPVSASVASSGNNGRSSVSPGASPSPGSTLSPLLSQTMGYPQPPPNFLTGTTIGVCPDHMGGRPSGVECAKCELILSSSRLGGIGGPLAGMHSRNSCKTLKCPKCNWHYKYQETLEIHMKEKHPEAETSCIYCIAGQPHPRLARGETYTCGYKPYRCEVCNYSTTTKGNLSIHMQSDKHLNNMQELQNGGVPNDMSQHPTTPPQHHSKPAGMSSPGAHHHPHHHHSPISSGQSQKPKPTFRCDVCNYETNVARNLRIHMTSEKHTHNMMVLQQNVKHMQTLSAIQQSHHQQLNFESLLHFHPGLTLPGDKPPPHTEAALADMAYNQALLIQMMTGGQMPPHIPPELAPHMDMGLNPETMEPPPEPADPNPDHLFQCCVCNVFASDSLEQLSHHLSADRTKIREQEILAVVAGHYVCKLCTYKTNLKANFQLHCKTDKHLQRLQHVNHVKEGGPRNEWKLKYVSSPGVVQVRCHACDYYTNSAHKLQLHAAGQRHEASSLLFRHLNSADGPRIFHCALCGFSSRAKLPLLQHVRSMKHLQMEQIHQLQRRSEGKELQTDIGEVFQILSPPPEPEQEQERAEAHMRDSSRERKLSTPTIPSETQSQSMMETTEDKSSGDTHMCPYCNYSSNSEMRIQAHVLAQHSQNERPSSASSPARDFLCPLCQDGFRDRPQLEKHVMQIHSVNSEGLQRLLMLVDQSHWLNSTSRSTTQQTPPGHHHSPSSVASSSGSKEQERPAQAEGSREDEKEDAQNLSASEEQVEDENKCQTCHKSFRNIDELCQHQNETGHLELKQTPSGPGYLCWKKGCNQYFQTAHSLQMHFREIHARGGNSTPAVAVSEKHVYKYRCSQCSLAFKTMEKLQLHSQYHLIRDATKCVLCGRSFRSILALHKHVETSHPELTEEELMAYKQSLMNNPLLLAGISGQILDPSTNELLKKESMKVDSDEAMEIDDSPGKDNMDESANQAGDGENSDDSLVYKEQQFLEDYLNSPAIAEDSYNDPNRKYKCHRCKVAFTRQSYLTGHNKTLLHRKGEKLSYPMEKYLDPNRPYKCDVCKESFTQKNILLVHYNSVSHLHKLKRAMQEQQQNNNNNPAVSPQTAASVAAAALAATLGVAPGQLTPKTSTLTEEDDKKPYKCNICKVAYSQGSTLDIHMRSVLHQTRASKLQDLAITGQIDLSKPLIEQPEPQKAQDQHKKLIQDILGSSPKNSSLLTSPPSSGSGASQAPGSSPGSGGLVPSSISSTPNLTSVPTSIANNTSNSPSSVIPSPTQQGMVSCQRCSALFGNQEQLTTHQQLYCMFGSPMTMFPPLPTPPSSASNTLTQSLSSPSNKTPPPNPMTPLTEDTFPRISIPSKKSSQMYKHLLESFGFDLVMQFNENHQRRQRKEREENEKLMAEISSTTPAVEEMEVQVSTAVSEQPEAPPPEPEVEVKMEEEPPTVDLPEVAKSTCQHCNKEFSSVWVLKAHCEEVHRDLVPLDFLEKYAQQFKCEYEKKSVPTSSSTATTNTTVTSTTAANTDVTPEKDEDNKEAIHAKIGLSQSQSTPPEMATAPSTPTASSTPASSTDSLPSTLNNTIAAVAAGMGGSNPTATNLTMSLAQQMNEMQAALNVMAASQLQQQLQQFNPMMMGMAGLGMGLPLGLNMPALAAMNLQPPLVPMMMPPPPFDPMVGLGQGFSPQGTGLDTAALLAKQQQHLLQQQQQVVNASQQKRARTRITDDQLKILRAHFDINNSPSEDQIHEMAGQSGLPPKVIKHWFRNTLFKERQRNKDSPYNFNNPPSTTLNLEEYEKTGEAKVMPLNSSGSSTSTEEPATPAKETPKTPPAVKPTPPPPPPPPPAPQQLPASPMQPPHKSGQQQSQMQQQKQQHSPIQLQNPFNPQPQQFPHPPDAIKKEPREPMSQQQLDEQKFNNMLMEAEQRLKREMVDEKPNIYQGQVMSPPSPNMNERMNIIPARSTSPENLTLTSIISSQLGPESMGMNTPNQMAVSHSNMLPPKLTPPNFTSPNHMSPAGMPLTPTSRSMSPGRSGSADCFSHAMLGGNNGNNSANSSGKRANRTRFTDYQIKVLQEFFENNAYPKDDDLEYLSKLLNLSPRVIVVWFQNARQKARKVYENQPPVDPAPGLDDAGAGRFQRTPGLNYQCKKCLLVFQRYYELIRHQKTHCFKEEDAKRSAQAQAAAAQIAAVLSSEDSNSSTIVEQNQQNQLANLVGLNTSSNPSTPAAPMTPTPSQSMYPPSPVPPSTPTPDAKDSSFQCDNCNLVFPRFDLWREHQLVHIMNPNLFPSYPPDSPFGILQQHAQMQQQQQQQQQQQQQQQQQLQQQQQHQHQTSQQQQQHHLNNIVADLSMNPSVANQHPLISMLTANKKKFDEFEEMNERAQVGGGENEQPKDKRLRTTILPEQLDYLYQKYQVESNPSRKMLENIAREVGLKKRVVQVWFQNTRARERKGQFRAHSQVINKRCPFCPALFKVKSALESHLTTKHADQCSRGEINIDALPDEELSMESSHSFSSSQLGEAGSKMSQSFGSNQSSQSMIPPMFPPFHGNMEDSLKKYYEESMKRYISELQAHHVTQNGAVTKEGLPSDLRVKTEGNGRAGESTGDCPLDLSKPVDLSRPIKMNLDHDIRAMMGDPGPLTDLSERSFCEDDSMSECTDNFDDESNPTSPASSTQSRTPGQGGNKRYRTQMSSLQVKCMKSLFNDYKTPTMAECEMLGREIGLPKRVVQVWFQNARAKEKKNKLALQKVLGTNDPDIQRLPEECKLCQFKYSHKYSVQDHIFTKKHIDVVKAYLESRMSKSELSGNASDSEFTVPPVPTMSEVNHNNNNTSQQQQMAQLQMLQMAGLPLPSAQAMAMAASKMDAKDQQQPSAEDMALLHQLYGLGLGFPQGFVQSAMLSATGMGGGDPEGGTPVSQLQLEPEALQNVLEGCSSSGEGTSNIRLNPGSVLGAVEAAVEAGYVCKACRLAFSSEAGVVGHQKNCGGKGTLRLIRSKYNCTRCECESFETIHDFQRHFESSHPSDPALAPSPGLSHEMEDVVNQITALAAKAAAQSPPDSNANIFCPPPEPKKPKMFHSVPVPSTGH, encoded by the exons ATGCCATCTCCCATCCTCGGCGACACGTCGCTAGACGAAGGGGACAGCTGTGCCGAGAACAGGAGGAAGAGGAAAAGGAAAAGAGAAGACGATATGAGTCCGGAAGACGAGACCACTGCTTCACCCCCTGCTGGGATCATCGCCGGGAGAGACGAAGACGAGAGGAGGATGTCGTCGCCGCCCTCCGGGAGCAAGTTCATCCACGATCAGATCCCGGGGACGACGAGGCTGTCGGAAGACTGTTTAGACCAGACTGTAGTACAACATCGATCCAACGAAATGACTGTGACAGAGGACGTCCGCGAGAGTATGGAGAAGGCGAGGACGAAGGAGTCGTACGCCGAAGACTCGTGGGGCACCAGTGACGTGGAAAAGTTTGACGGCAAGATCGTCTACAACCCGGACGGATCCGCTTACATCATCGAGGACAGCGAGTTGAGCGAGGACGACACCGAACTCCCTCAGCTGATCGGCGACGGTTGTATCGTGGACGGACGAGGCGTCAACCTTTCCCAGTTCCAGGTGTTCCCACAGATAGCTAACGCTTTCTACGTGTCTCGGAACCCGTCTCTGTACAACGCTCTATACGGCAACTCGGCCTATTCCAACAAGCTTCTCCCCGACAAGAAGATAGTTCCTGAGATACCCATCATGCACAGCTACAGGGTGTACACGGTACGTGACAACAAGAGTGGTGGGGAGAAGCCGGAAAGCCTGGAAGTCAAGAAGTCCGGCAAGGACTGTTCTTCAGTTCCTGTCAAACCtatattaatgtgttttatatgtaaactgtCTTTCGGTTATGCCAAGTCTTTTGTCGCTCACGCGATGGGGGATCATAACGTGGTGTTGAGGGAGGACGAAAAGGACATTTTGGGTCATAAGAACGCTTCGGCCATCATCCAGTGTGTGGGGAAGGAGAAGGAGCCTCTGGTTTCCTTCCTGGAGCCGGTATCACCGGTGATAGGGTTGGGCGGTGACAAGCAGCCGCAGTCCTCGGTGACGATGAGTCGAACATCCCCGTCGTCCGCATACGGCGATATGATCCCCAAGACTTCGACGAGTGACGGTCACGGTTCCTCGGAGTGCGGTGAAGACAAAATGTGTTTGGACGATTCGGAGCAACACGTCCAGAGTCTACAAGTTCCTGAGACTTCGGTCTCCCTACCTCAAAACGGTAgttctagtaataataataattttaacagtagATTGATGAGTAATATGAATTGTGTTATGGACTTGACTCGAAAGAGTCCCGTTTCGGCTTCGGTCGCTTCCTCCGGCAACAACGGACGGAGCAGTGTGTCACCCGGGGCCAGTCCTTCACCGGGCTCCACGCTCAGTCCTTTGCTGTCACAAACTATGGGATACCCCCAGCCGCCTCCCAATTTCCTAACGGGGACGACGATAGGAGTGTGTCCCGACCACATGGGCGGCCGCCCCAGTGGGGTCGAGTGTGCCAAGTGTGAGCTCATACTCAGTTCCTCGCGGCTCGGAGGCATAGGAGGCCCTCTGGCCGGCATGCACTCCCGCAATTCCTGCAAAACCCTGAAATGTCCGAAATGCAACTGGCATTACAAATACCAAGAGACACTGGAAATCCACATGAAAGAGAAACACCCCGAGGCCGAGACCTCGTGCATTTATTGCATCGCCGGTCAACCCCATCCCAGACTGGCACGGGGAGAGACCTACACCTGCGGATACAAACCTTACCGCTGCGAGGTCTGCAACTACTCCACGACCACCAAAGGTAATCTCAGCATCCACATGCAGTCGGATAAACACCTGAACAACATGCAAGAACTGCAGAACGGTGGAGTGCCCAACGACATGTCCCAACACCCCACGACCCCGCCCCAACATCACAGCAAACCGGCGGGTATGTCGAGTCCGGGGGCTCACCATCACCCGCACCACCATCACAGTCCCATCAGCAGTGGGCAGAGTCAGAAGCCCAAGCCCACCTTCAGGTGCGACGTGTGTAACTACGAGACTAACGTGGCGAGAAACCTCCGGATCCACATGACCAGCGAGAAACACACGCACAACATGATGGTGCTGCAGCAGAACGTGAAGCACATGCAGACTCTGAGCGCTATTCAGCAGTCCCACCACCAACAGTTGAACTTCGAGTCCTTGCTGCATTTCCATCCTGGGCTGACTCTTCCTGGAGACAAACCGCCCCCTCACACGGAGGCGGCACTGGCGGACATGGCTTACAACCAAGCGCTGCTCATACAGATGATGACAGGAGGTCAGATGCCTCCACACATACCTCCGGAGCTGGCACCTCACATGGACATGGGGTTGAATCCGGAAACCATGGAGCCCCCTCCGGAGCCCGCCGACCCCAACCCGGACCACCTCTTCCAGTGTTGTGTGTGCAACGTGTTCGCCAGCGACTCTTTGGAGCAACTGTCCCACCACCTCTCCGCTGATCGCACAAAGATCAGAGAACAAGAGATCCTCGCAGTGGTGGCCGGACACTACGTCTGCAAGCTCTGTACTTACAAGACCAACCTGAAGGCCAACTTCCAACTGCACTGTAAGACCGACAAGCACTTGCAGAGGCTCCAGCACGTCAACCACGTCAAAGAGGGTGGTCCCAGGAACGAGTGGAAGTTGAAGTACGTTTCTTCACCCGGTGTGGTCCAAGTGAGATGCCACGCTTGTGACTACTACACCAACTCTGCGCACAAGTTGCAACTGCACGCTGCAGGACAGCGACACGAGGCCAGTTCTTTACTCTTCAGACACCTCAATTCTGCAGACGGTCCGAGGATCTTCCACTGCGCCCTCTGTGGGTTCTCATCCCGCGCGAAGCTGCCTCTGCTGCAGCACGTGCGTTCCATGAAACATCTCCAGATGGAGCAGATCCACCAGCTCCAGCGGCGCAGTGAGGGAAAGGAACTCCAGACCGACATCGGAGAGGTCTTCCAGATTCTCAGTCCCCCGCCTGAGCCTGAACAGGAGCAAG AACGAGCCGAGGCTCACATGAGGGACAGCAGCCGCGAGAGGAAGCTATCGACCCCAACGATACCATCTGAGACCCAGTCCCAAAGCATGATGGAAACGACCGAAGACAAATCCAGTGGAGACACCCATATGTGTCCTTATTGCAACTACTCTAGCAATTCGGAAATGAGGATCCAAGCACACGTGTTGGCCCAACATTCCCAGAACGAGAGACCATCCTCGGCTTCCTCTCCTGCTAGGGACTTCTTGTGCCCTCTTTGTCAGGATGGATTCCGGGACCGGCCACAGTTAGAGAAGCACGTGATGCAGATTCACAGCGTCAACTCGGAGGGTCTCCAAAGACTTCTGATGTTGGTAGACCAGTCTCACTGGCTCAACAGCACATCTAGATCCACCACACAACAGACGCCTCCAGGCCACCATCATAGCCCATCGTCGGTGGCGTCTTCCTCTGGCAGCAAAGAACAAGAGAGGCCTGCTCAGGCGGAGGGGTCCAGAGAAGATGAAAAGGAAGACGCGCAGAATCTATCAGCGAGTGAAGAACAAGTCGAGGACGAGAATAAATGTCAGACATGCCATAAAAGCTTTAGAAACATCGATGAATTGTGTCAGCATCAGAATGAAACGGGTCATCTTGAATTGAAACAAACTCCGAGTGGTCCTGGATACCTGTGTTGGAAGAAAGGTTGTAATCAATACTTCCAAACTGCACACAGCCTTCAGATGCATTTTCGGGAGATTCACGCACGAGGGGGCAATTCCACTCCGGCCGTAGCTGTGTCAGAGAAGCACGTGTACAAATACAGGTGCAGTCAATGCAGTTTGGCCTTTAAGACTATGGAAAAACTACAATTGCATTCTCAATATCATCTTATAAGGGATGCGACCAAGTGCGTTTTATGTGGAAGAAGTTTTAGATCAATTCTGGCTTTGCATAAGCACGTTGAGACTTCTCACCCTGAGTTGACAGAAGAAGAACTGATGGCTTATAAGCAGAGTTTGATGAACAATCCCCTTCTTTTAGCAGGTATAAGTGGCCAGATCTTAGATCCGTCCACCAATGAACTGCTGAAAAAAGAGAGCATGAAAGTGGATTCTGATGAGGCAATGGAGATTGATGACAGTCCTGGTAAAGATAACATGGACGAATCTGCAAACCAAGCTGGTGATGGCGAAAACAGTGACGATTCCCTTGTATATAAAGAACAACAGTTTCTTGAAGACTATTTAAATAGTCCAGCGATTGCTGAAGACAGTTACAACGATcctaacagaaaatataaatgcCATCGCTGCAAAGTCGCCTTTACCCGTCAGAGCTATTTGACTGGACATAACAAAACCTTATTACACAGAAAGGGTGAGAAGTTAAGTTATCCGATGGAGAAGTACTTGGATCCTAATAGACCGTATAAGTGTGACGTATGCAAAGAGTCATTTACCCAAAAAAATATTCTCTTGGTTCATTATAATTCAGTTAGCCATTTGCACAAACTGAAACGAGCTATGCAAGAGCAACAgcagaacaataacaataatccTGCAGTTTCCCCGCAGACGGCAGCTTCCGTAGCAGCAGCAGCCCTTGCGGCTACTCTGGGGGTCGCTCCGGGTCAGTTGACTCCTAAAACTTCTACTCTGACGGAGGAAGACGATAAGAAGCCTTACAAGTGTAACATTTGCAAAGTTGCGTATAGTCAAGGATCGACTTTAGATATTCACATGAGATCAGTTTTGCATCAAACAAGAGCATCTAAGCTACAAGATCTCGCCATAACTGGACAAATCGATTTAAGTAAACCACTGATTGAACAGCCTGAACCACAAAAAGCTCAAGATCAACATAAGAAATTAATTCAAGATATTTTAGGGTCTTCTCCCAAGAACTCTTCTCTTCTGACATCTCCTCCGTCTTCTGGAAGTGGTGCGTCTCAGGCGCCTGGTTCGTCTCCAGGGTCTGGTGGTTTAGTTCCTTCTTCTATTTCTTCGACACCGAATTTGACATCAGTTCCTACTAGCATAGCTAATAATACTTCGAATTCGCCTTCATCTGTGATACCGTCCCCCACCCAACAAGGCATGGTGTCCTGCCAGAGGTGCAGTGCCCTATTTGGTAACCAAGAACAACTGACAACTCACCAACAATTATACTGTATGTTCGGCAGTCCAATGACAATGTTTCCTCCACTGCCTACACCACCTTCATCCGCGTCTAACACGCTCACTCAGTCTCTTTCTTCACCTTCCAACAAGACGCCTCCTCCCAACCCCATGACACCTCTTACCGAGGACACGTTCCCGAGAATATCGATCCCGTCAAAGAAATCGTCTCAGATGTACAAGCATCTACTAGAAAGTTTTGGATTCGATCTCGTCATGCAGTTCAACGAAAACCATCAAAGAAGACAGAGAAAGGAGAGAGAAGAGAACGAAAAATTGATGGCAGAAATATCCTCGACCACGCCCGCCGTAGAAGAGATGGAGGTCCAAGTGTCAACAGCCGTGTCAGAGCAGCCGGAAGCACCGCCTCCGGAGCCGGAAGTGGAAGTAAAAATGGAGGAGGAACCACCCACAGTGGATCTCCCCGAAGTGGCGAAGTCGACCTGCCAACATTGCAACAAGGAGTTCTCGAGTGTCTGGGTGTTGAAAGCGCATTGTGAAGAGGTACATCGTGATCTAGTGCCCCTCGACTTCTTAGAAAAATACGCGCAGCAATTTAAATGTGAATACGAAAAGAAATCTGTGCCGACCTCGTCGAGCACCGCTACGACAAACACCACGGTGACATCGACCACCGCGGCGAACACTGACGTGACGCCGGAGAAAGATGAGGACAACAAGGAGGCGATCCACGCCAAGATCGGTCTCTCACAGAGTCAGTCCACGCCGCCCGAGATGGCGACTGCCCCCAGCACTCCCACGGCCTCCTCCACGCCAGCTTCCAGCACGGACTCACTACCCTCCACGCTGAACAACACCATCGCGGCCGTCGCTGCCGGCATGGGAGGCAGCAATCCCACTGCCACCAATCTCACCATGTCGTTGGCCCAGCAGATGAATGAGATGCAGGCCGCTCTCAACGTGATGGCCGCATCACAGTTGCAACAGCAGTTGCAGCAGTTTAACCCCATGATGATGGGAATGGCCGGTCTCGGAATGGGACTTCCTCTGGGACTCAACATGCCGGCGCTCGCGGCCATGAACCTCCAGCCTCCACTGGTCCCCATGATGATGCCGCCGCCGCCCTTCGACCCCATGGTCGGTCTGGGTCAGGGATTTTCCCCGCAGGGCACTGGACTCGACACGGCCGCTCTTCTAGCCAAACAGCAGCAGCATCTTCTGCAGCAGCAACAGCAAGTG GTGAATGCCTCGCAGCAGAAACGCGCCCGCACTCGCATTACCGACGACCAGCTCAAAATCCTGCGCGCTCATTTCGACATCAACAACTCGCCGTCGGAAGATCAAATTCATGAGATGGCCGGACAGAGTGGGCTTCCGCCTAAAGTCATAAAACACTGGTTCCGAAACACCTTATTCAAGGAACGACAGAGGAATAAAGATTCTCCTTACAATTTCAACAACCCGCCGTCAACGACTCTGAATCTGGAAGAGTACGAGAAGACGGGGGAAGCTAAAGTGATGCCGCTGAACAGCAGTGGGAGTAGTACTAGCACGGAGGAGCCTGCCACCCCGGCTAAGGAAACGCCGAAAACACCTCCGGCCGTAAAACCTACCCCGCCGCCCCCACCGCCGCCGCCCCCGGCCCCGCAACAACTGCCGGCATCACCGATGCAACCCCCTCATAAAAGCGGGCAACAGCAATCCCAAATGCAgcaacaaaaacaacaacattctCCCATTCAGCTGCAAAACCCATTCAATCCCCAGCCTCAGCAGTTCCCTCACCCTCCTGACGCCATAAAGAAAGAACCCAGAGAACCTATGAGCCAGCAGCAACTTGACGAGCAGAAATTTAACAACATGCTCATGGAAGCTGAACAGAGGCTGAAACGAGAGATGGTTGATGAAAAACCCAACATTTATCAAGGTCAAGTCATGTCCCCACCGAGCCCAAACATGAATGAACGAATGAATATTATACCTGCGAGAAGTACCTCTCCAGAAAATTTGACGTTGACTTCCATTATTTCTTCACAGCTCGGGCCAGAATCTATGGGCATGAACACCCCGAACCAGATGGCCGTTTCTCACTCCAACATGCTCCCACCGAAATTGACTCCACCAAATTTCACCTCACCCAATCACATGTCTCCTGCCGGTATGCCGTTGACACCGACATCTAGAAGTATGAGCCCCGGAAGGTCGGGTTCTGCAGACTGCTTCAGTCACGCCATGCTGGGAGGAAACAACGGAAATAACTCTGCCAACTCGAGTGGAAAACGAGCAAACAGGACCAGATTTACTGACTACCAGATTAAAGTTTTACAAGAGTTCTTTGAAAATAATGCCTATCCCAAGGATGACGATCTCGAGTATCTTTCGAAACTTCTCAATCTTAGTCCTAGAGTTATAGTTGTTTGGTTTCAAAACGCAAGGCAGAAGGCAAGGAAAGTGTATGAAAACCAACCTCCTGTAGATCCAGCACCTGGATTAGATGATGCCGGAGCAGGAAGATTCCAGAGAACACCAGGTTTGAACTACCAATGTAAGAAATGTCTTCTCGTGTTTCAAAGATACTACGAGTTGATTAGACACCAGAAAACTCACTGTTTCAAGGAAGAAGATGCAAAGCGATCAGCCCAAGCACAAGCTGCTGCTGCACAAATTGCTGCAGTGTTGTCTTCCGAAGACTCAAACTCCAGCACGATCGTGGAGCAGAACCAACAGAACCAATTGGCTAACTTGGTCGGATTGAATACATCTAGTAATCCGTCTACTCCAGCAGCTCCCATGACGCCGACCCCTTCTCAGTCAATGTACCCTCCGTCCCCTGTTCCACCAAGCACGCCTACACCTGACGCCAAAGATAGTTCTTTTCAATGTGATAATTGCAACTTAGTTTTTCCTAGATTTGATCTCTGGAGGGAACACCAACTTGTCCATATAATGAATCCTAACCTCTTCCCGTCATATCCACCAGACAGTCCTTTTGGAATTCTTCAACAACATGCGCAAATGCAACAGCAGCAGCAGCAACAACAACAGCAACAGCAGCAGCAACAACAACAGTTACAACAACAGCAGCAACACCAACACCAAACCTCACAGCAGCAGCAACAACatcatttaaataacattgttgCAGACCTTTCAATGAATCCTAGTGTAGCTAATCAACACCCTTTGATCTCAATGTTGACTGCTAATAAAAAGAAGTTTGATGAATTTGAAGAAATGAATGAGAGAGCCCAAGTGGGGGGTGGCGAAAACGAACAGCCGAAAGACAAAAGGTTGCGAACTACTATACTACCAGAACAGTTGGATTATTTGTATCAGAAATACCAAGTTGAAAGTAATCCTTCTAGGAAAATGTTGGAGAATATTGCAAGAGAAGTGGGCTTGAAGAAGCGAGTGGTCCAAGTTTGGTTCCAGAATACAAGAGCACGAGAACGTAAAGGTCAATTCCGGGCTCATTCGCAAGTCATCAACAAACGATGCCCATTTTGTCCAGCGCTATTCAAGGTGAAATCCGCTTTAGAAAGCCACCTCACAACAAAGCACGCTGACCAATGTAGTAGAGGGGAAATAAATATTGACGCGTTACCAGACGAGGAACTGAGCATGGAGTCCTCTCATTCCTTCTCATCGTCTCAGCTGGGTGAAGCAGGGTCAAAGATGTCTCAAAGTTTCGGTTCAAACCAATCGAGCCAGAGTATGATCCCTCCTATGTTTCCCCCTTTTCATGGCAACATGGAAGATTCTCTGAAAAAGTACTACGAAGAATCCATGAAAAGGTACATAAGTGAGCTTCAAGCTCATCACGTCACGCAGAACGGTGCCGTGACAAAAGAAGGCTTGCCGTCAGATCTCAGAGTAAAGACTGAGGGAAACGGACGAGCTGGAGAGAGTACAGGAGACTGCCCTTTGGACCTGAGCAAGCCGGTGGACTTGAGCAGGCCAATCAAGATGAATCTAGACCACGATATCCGAGCTATGATGGGAGATCCTGGTCCTTTAACCGATTTGAGTGAGAGGAGTTTCTGTGAAGACGACAGTATGTCCGAGTGTACAGATAACTTTGACGATGAGAGCAACCCAACGTCTCCGGCCTCAAGCACCCAGAGTAGAACACCGGGTCAGGGAGGAAACAAGAGATACAGAACTCAAATGAGTAGCCTCCAAGTGAAATGCATGAAGTCTCTGTTCAACGATTACAAGACACCGACAATGGCTGAGTGTGAAATGTTAGGAAGAGAAATCGGTTTGCCCAAGCGAGTTGTCCAGGTGTGGTTCCAGAATGCAAGAGCCAAAGAGAAGAAGAACAAACTAGCGCTGCAGAAAGTCCTAGGAACGAACGATCCGGACATCCAGAGACTACCAGAAGAATGTAAGCTCTGCCAATTCAAGTACTCCCACAAGTACTCGGTGCAGGACCACATATTTACGAAGAAGCACATTGACGTCGTGAAAGCCTACCTAGAGAGTCGGATGTCGAAGAGCGAGTTGTCCGGTAATGCGAGCGACAGCGAGTTTACGGTTCCACCGGTCCCGACAATGTCCGAGGTCaaccacaacaacaacaacacgAGCCAGCAACAGCAGATGGCGCAACTACAGATGCTGCAGATGGCGGGACTCCCTCTGCCCTCGGCCCAAGCCATGGCGATGGCCGCCTCCAAAATGGACGCTAAAGACCAGCAGCAGCCCAGTGCCGAAGACATGGCCCTCCTGCACCAACTGTACGGTCTCGGACTCGGCTTCCCCCAAGGCTTCGTGCAATCCGCTATGCTATCTGCGACCG